In Uranotaenia lowii strain MFRU-FL chromosome 2, ASM2978415v1, whole genome shotgun sequence, one genomic interval encodes:
- the LOC129746455 gene encoding 40S ribosomal protein S20: MATAGKDIEKPVAEVATVHRIRITLTSRNVRSLEKVCADLISGAKKQKLRVKGPVRMPTKILRITTRKTPCGEGSKTWDRFQMRLHKRIIDLHSPSEIVKQITSINIEPGVEVEVTIADP; this comes from the exons ATG GCCACCGCTGGAAAGGACATTGAGAAGCCCGTTGCCGAGGTTGCGACCGTGCACCGCATTCGCATCACCCTGACCTCGCGCAATGTCCGCAGCCTGGAGAAGGTTTGCGCTGATCTGATCAGCGGAGCCAAGAAGCAGAAGCTGCGTGTTAAG GGGCCGGTTCGTATGCCGACCAAGATCCTGCGTATCACTACCCGTAAAACACCTTGCGGTGAGGGTTCCAAGACATGGGATCGCTTCCAG ATGCGTCTGCACAAGCGTATCATCGATCTGCACTCTCCCTCGGAGATCGTGAAGCAAATCACCTCGATTAACATCGAACCCGGTGTAGAGGTTGAGGTCACCATCGCCGACCCTTAA